One segment of Phragmites australis chromosome 13, lpPhrAust1.1, whole genome shotgun sequence DNA contains the following:
- the LOC133888355 gene encoding uncharacterized protein LOC133888355 codes for MRRSWAAATFTCGRVSATPTSSRPPKGSSGSRASPEQPKPPPGPELRGQAGSAPSIPTGEELPASGEAIATRVALARPSSGSLSASAEKTRRESSSRPSPGQAPEPLPGVLGSAGEVIGQLEAAIAAERAKLKEEHAALVDGRGRLEEARKLLQTRVAMARMAYERSLQELTTKREALEEVQQDAVAAQKEVVLREINADLASSALIAWEESLAIQEARVIAREQAIEARAEQMERAHTEVAAQFQEARVAKDVTANNKGLEAWLKNAEEDLNAVRQERTHVKAMIQDGFRQARGSMEAAGLGSVTVVSQGLDTLGHLALGFSEIARRLEALPATVQELATRECAGPGCGQTHSRLLPQPRPRHPAGANVAGRC; via the exons ATGCGGAGGTcgtgggctgctgcaactttcaCTTGCGGGAGGGTGTCGGCGACGCCTACATCCAGCAG GCCGCCCAAGGGCTCTTCAGGAAGCCGAGCGTCTCCTGAGCAACCGAAGCCTCCCCCCGGCCCTGAATTGAGAGGCCAGGCTGGCTCTGCCCCGAGCATTCCGACTGGAGAGGAGCTACCGGCTTCAGGGGAGGCCATCGCGACAAGGGTGGCGCTGGCGCGGCCGTCGTCGGGGTCCCTGAGCGCCTCTGCTGAAAAGACGCGGAGGGAATCCAGCTCTCGGCCATCCcctggccaggccccggaacccctccccggGGTGCTAGGGAGTGCTGGGGAGGTCATCGGGCAGCTTGAGGCGGCCATCGCGGCGGAGAGGGCAAAGCTCAAAGAAGAGCACGCCGCCCTTGTTGATGGAAGGggccggctggaggaggcccgcaagCTCCTACAGACCCGTGTGGCCATGGCCCGCATGGCTTATGAGAGGTCCCTGCAGGAGTTGACCACGAAGCgggaggccttggaggaggtgcAGCAGGATGCCGTCGCCGCACAGAAGGAG gttgtGCTGCGCGAGATAAACGCCGACCTGGCGTCATCAGCGCTCATCGCCTGGGAGGAGAGCCTCGCCATCCAGGAGGCACGCGTGATTGCCCGAGAGCAAGCCATCGAGGCCCGAGCCGAGCAAATGGAGCGGGCCCACACCGAGGTGGCTGCCCAATTCCAGGAGGCACGGGTTGCGAAGGATGTCACCGCCAACAACAAGGGTCTTGAAGCTTGGCTGAAGAACGCCGAGGAGGATCTTAATGCCGTCCGCCAAGAGCGGACGCATGTTAAAGCGATGATACAGGACGGCTTCCGGCAGGCGCGGGGCTCCATGGAGGCAGCCGGGCTCGGGTCTGTGACGGTGGTTTCCCAAGGGCTGGATACACTAGGTCATCTTGCCCTTGGGTTCTCGGAGATCGCTCGGCGCCTCGAGGCTCTCCCCGCCACGGTCCAGGAACTGGCGACCCGGGAGTGCGCTGGCCCAGGATGTGGCCAAACACATTCTCGCCTGCTACcgcagccgagaccccgccATCCCGCTGGAGCCAACGTGGCAGGGCGTTGTTGA